A DNA window from Streptomyces canus contains the following coding sequences:
- a CDS encoding peptide ABC transporter substrate-binding protein translates to MPPARSRLLAGAAALSAGTLLLTACSGSSGTSSSAHDTINYALPANFTPNWILPIGTAAHLNTNNISIANTLWEPLIAYDGSTGKIGWNKAGSVATDAEFAADNKSVTITLGDRHWSDGKPITSADVKFWFDLIKANKSEWAGYNPGKAPDNWTSFKTVDARHFTITFDRAYNPQWMLANELNSINPLPQHAWAGGRDAKQAWTYLNDAAKNISGYASNPLWKTTSGPYSVKSFSTAGKVVLTANKKYDGGEKANIPTVNLLPFTTTDAEKNALRSGSVDYGYIEATDLDQKDSFTAQGFKVEPWSGWAITYMPYNFNNPAMGAVFKQLYARQAIQHSIDQASLAKVVFNGTAVPGYGPIPQGQASDFLSPVQKDNPYPFSNDTAKSLLTSHGWTEQGGVMTCSEPAKCGEGVAKGTKFEMQVLSQSGSAVTDNMMSAIQSSLAKTGIKFSIKTAPVNSVLSQTPQCTSGQSICKWQLSFFGTAGSWYFNAFPTGDSLFQTGGGSNFGNYSNADVDKLVSASTTSSSNQAIQGYSAALAKDLPVIWLPEPDYQISVVKNGLGGFSQDSLANFHPAQWKWIG, encoded by the coding sequence ATGCCCCCTGCCCGCTCGAGACTCCTCGCCGGTGCCGCCGCCCTCAGCGCGGGCACCCTGCTGCTCACCGCCTGTTCGGGGTCGAGCGGCACGTCGTCGTCCGCGCACGACACGATCAACTACGCGCTGCCCGCGAACTTCACCCCGAACTGGATCCTGCCGATCGGCACCGCGGCGCACCTCAACACCAACAACATCTCCATCGCGAACACGCTGTGGGAGCCGCTCATCGCCTACGACGGCTCGACCGGCAAGATCGGCTGGAACAAGGCCGGTTCGGTCGCCACGGACGCCGAGTTCGCCGCGGACAACAAGAGCGTGACGATCACCCTGGGCGACCGGCACTGGAGCGACGGGAAGCCGATCACCTCGGCGGACGTGAAGTTCTGGTTCGACCTCATCAAGGCGAACAAGTCCGAGTGGGCGGGCTACAACCCCGGCAAGGCGCCGGACAACTGGACGTCCTTCAAGACGGTCGACGCCCGGCACTTCACGATCACCTTCGACAGGGCCTACAACCCGCAGTGGATGCTCGCCAACGAGCTGAACTCCATCAACCCGCTCCCGCAGCACGCCTGGGCCGGCGGCCGGGATGCCAAGCAGGCCTGGACGTACCTCAACGACGCGGCGAAGAACATCTCCGGGTACGCCTCGAACCCGCTGTGGAAGACCACCAGCGGCCCGTACTCCGTCAAGTCCTTCTCCACCGCCGGCAAGGTGGTCCTCACCGCCAACAAGAAGTACGACGGCGGCGAGAAGGCGAACATCCCCACGGTGAACCTGCTCCCGTTCACCACCACCGACGCCGAGAAGAACGCCCTGCGCTCGGGCAGCGTCGACTACGGCTACATCGAGGCGACCGACCTCGACCAGAAGGACAGCTTCACCGCGCAGGGCTTCAAGGTGGAGCCGTGGTCGGGCTGGGCGATCACCTACATGCCGTACAACTTCAACAACCCGGCGATGGGCGCCGTGTTCAAGCAGCTCTACGCCCGTCAGGCCATCCAGCACTCCATCGACCAGGCAAGTCTCGCGAAGGTCGTCTTCAACGGGACGGCGGTACCCGGCTACGGTCCCATCCCGCAGGGACAGGCCTCGGACTTCCTGTCGCCGGTGCAGAAGGACAACCCGTACCCCTTCTCGAACGACACCGCCAAGTCCCTGCTGACCAGCCACGGTTGGACCGAGCAGGGCGGGGTCATGACCTGCTCCGAGCCGGCGAAGTGCGGTGAAGGCGTCGCCAAGGGCACGAAGTTCGAGATGCAGGTGCTCTCGCAGTCCGGCTCCGCGGTCACCGACAACATGATGAGCGCGATCCAGTCCTCGCTCGCGAAGACCGGCATCAAGTTCTCCATCAAGACCGCTCCGGTCAACTCGGTGCTCTCGCAGACCCCGCAGTGCACGTCCGGGCAGTCGATCTGCAAGTGGCAGCTGAGTTTCTTCGGCACGGCGGGCAGCTGGTACTTCAACGCCTTCCCGACCGGTGACTCGCTGTTCCAGACCGGCGGCGGTTCCAACTTCGGCAACTACTCGAACGCGGACGTCGACAAGCTCGTCTCCGCCTCCACGACGTCGAGTTCGAACCAGGCCATCCAGGGCTACAGCGCGGCCCTCGCCAAGGACCTGCCCGTCATCTGGCTGCCCGAGCCGGACTACCAGATCTCCGTCGTCAAGAACGGGCTCGGCGGCTTCTCCCAGGACTCGCTGGCCAACTTCCACCCGGCGCAGTGGAAGTGGATCGGCTAG
- a CDS encoding ROK family transcriptional regulator: MLEKSPPPHRRHGSGFSSLAEGVLELLASGQASTRTELAALLGAAPSTVSFAVGQLLAHGLVAEEGTRSSTGGRPRKVLRLGGSDGYAVAADLGGKHAHVGVVHPGGGLTDVSTVPFATADGPEAALPGLADTLQTLIDRHGREKLRGVGLCLPGPVDVDPGLVTLPARMPGWNRFPVRDWFEERFAVPVAVENDANCMAVGEHSVRPVEHRQSIMVKVGSGIGAGVIADGRLYRGATGGAGEITHVRVEAAQDTPCSCGNTGCLETVASGAALVRILRERGLPVASTEDVVRLALDADPEATRAVRQAGRYLGQVLAANVNFFNPDAVYLGGILSTLEPFVAAVRSQLYEGCHPLVTQHLVIERTSLGADAGLAGAGQFALQRALAQAMQTVTGGL; the protein is encoded by the coding sequence ATGCTTGAAAAAAGTCCGCCACCGCATCGACGGCACGGCTCCGGCTTCTCCTCGCTGGCCGAGGGCGTCCTCGAACTCCTCGCCTCCGGGCAGGCGTCGACCCGTACGGAACTCGCCGCTCTGCTCGGCGCCGCGCCCTCGACCGTGTCCTTCGCGGTCGGACAGTTGCTGGCGCACGGCCTGGTCGCCGAGGAAGGCACCCGGTCCTCCACCGGCGGGCGGCCGCGCAAGGTGCTGCGGCTCGGCGGCAGCGACGGATACGCGGTCGCGGCCGACCTCGGCGGAAAGCACGCGCATGTCGGGGTCGTGCACCCCGGGGGCGGCCTCACCGACGTGTCGACCGTGCCGTTCGCCACGGCGGACGGGCCCGAGGCCGCGCTGCCCGGCCTGGCGGACACGCTCCAGACGCTCATCGACCGGCACGGCCGGGAGAAGCTGCGGGGCGTCGGTCTGTGCCTGCCGGGCCCGGTCGACGTGGATCCCGGCCTCGTCACCCTTCCGGCGCGCATGCCCGGCTGGAACCGCTTCCCCGTACGGGACTGGTTCGAGGAGCGCTTCGCCGTCCCGGTGGCCGTCGAGAACGACGCCAACTGCATGGCCGTGGGCGAGCACAGTGTCCGGCCCGTCGAGCACCGGCAGTCGATCATGGTGAAGGTGGGCTCCGGGATCGGGGCGGGCGTCATCGCGGACGGGCGGCTGTACCGGGGCGCGACCGGAGGGGCCGGGGAGATCACCCACGTCCGCGTCGAGGCCGCCCAGGACACCCCGTGCTCCTGCGGCAACACGGGCTGCCTGGAGACGGTCGCCTCCGGCGCGGCACTGGTCAGGATCCTGCGGGAACGGGGCCTGCCGGTGGCGAGCACCGAGGACGTCGTACGCCTCGCTCTCGACGCCGACCCCGAAGCGACCCGCGCGGTCCGCCAGGCCGGCCGCTACCTCGGCCAGGTCCTCGCCGCCAACGTCAACTTCTTCAACCCCGACGCCGTGTACCTGGGCGGCATCCTCTCCACGCTGGAGCCGTTCGTCGCGGCCGTGCGAAGCCAGCTGTACGAAGGCTGCCATCCGCTGGTGACCCAGCACCTGGTGATCGAGCGGACGTCGTTGGGCGCCGATGCCGGCTTGGCGGGGGCGGGCCAGTTCGCGCTGCAGCGGGCACTGGCGCAGGCGATGCAGACGGTCACCGGCGGCTTGTAG
- a CDS encoding M81 family metallopeptidase, with translation MPSSRPVIAIAGLGIESSTFSPARTEAPAFHPRRGDDILTRYPFLAPGQRLRQAATWRGALVGTSLPGGTVTARAYADLTAELLDRLKEIGPIDGLWYDIHGAMTVEGVDDAEAELLRRIREITGPETIISASMDLHGNVSRELAHRTDLITCYRMAPHEDATETKERAARNLVNHLTSGAPRPVKAWIPVPVLLAGEQTSTRIEPAKSVYAAVAEVEGTDGVTDAAIWVGYAWADEPRNRAAIVVTGSSADAVTTGAERLARGFWKARHDFDFVAPTGTLEECLDTALASRKRPYFISDTGDNPTAGGAGDVTWGLQQVLARPEFQEPSGPVVIYASLPGPAAVDTAVQAGVGATVTVTAGAEVDDRHAGPLTLTGVVHAIRHGDQHAVTEAVLRVGSVYVILTRLRKPYHCEHDFTDLELAPREADLVLVKIGYLEPELFAMAADWKMALTPGGVDQDLPRLGHRRIRRPMFPFDREMPDPDLRARLIPSSDEELTGPDE, from the coding sequence GTGCCTTCATCCCGCCCCGTAATTGCCATCGCAGGCCTCGGCATCGAATCCTCGACGTTCTCCCCAGCCCGCACCGAAGCCCCCGCCTTCCACCCCCGACGCGGCGACGACATCCTCACCCGCTACCCCTTCCTCGCCCCGGGTCAGCGACTGCGCCAGGCCGCCACCTGGCGAGGCGCCCTCGTCGGCACATCGCTGCCCGGCGGCACGGTGACGGCCCGCGCCTACGCCGACCTCACCGCCGAACTCCTGGACAGGCTGAAGGAGATCGGCCCCATCGACGGCCTCTGGTACGACATCCACGGCGCGATGACCGTGGAGGGCGTGGACGACGCGGAAGCCGAACTCCTGCGCCGCATAAGGGAGATCACCGGTCCCGAAACGATCATCTCGGCCTCCATGGACCTGCACGGCAACGTCTCGCGGGAACTCGCCCACCGCACCGACCTGATCACCTGTTACCGCATGGCCCCGCACGAGGACGCGACGGAGACGAAGGAGCGGGCCGCCCGCAACCTCGTGAACCACCTCACGAGCGGCGCTCCCCGCCCGGTCAAGGCCTGGATCCCGGTCCCCGTACTCCTGGCAGGCGAGCAGACCTCCACCCGGATCGAGCCGGCGAAGAGCGTCTACGCCGCCGTGGCGGAGGTGGAGGGGACCGACGGAGTGACGGACGCGGCGATCTGGGTCGGCTACGCGTGGGCGGACGAGCCCCGCAACCGGGCCGCGATCGTCGTCACGGGCTCCTCCGCGGACGCGGTGACGACCGGTGCCGAACGGCTCGCCCGCGGCTTCTGGAAGGCCCGCCACGACTTCGACTTCGTCGCCCCGACCGGCACGCTCGAGGAGTGTCTGGACACGGCGCTGGCCTCGCGGAAGCGGCCGTACTTCATCAGCGACACCGGTGACAACCCGACAGCGGGCGGCGCCGGTGACGTCACATGGGGGCTCCAACAGGTATTGGCCCGCCCGGAGTTCCAGGAGCCCTCGGGCCCGGTGGTCATCTACGCCTCGCTCCCGGGCCCGGCCGCCGTCGACACGGCCGTGCAGGCCGGCGTCGGGGCCACGGTCACCGTGACCGCCGGTGCCGAGGTCGACGACCGTCACGCGGGCCCGCTCACCCTGACCGGTGTGGTCCACGCGATCCGGCACGGTGACCAGCACGCGGTGACCGAGGCGGTGCTGCGGGTGGGAAGCGTGTATGTGATCCTGACGCGCCTGAGAAAGCCGTACCACTGTGAACACGACTTCACCGACCTGGAGTTGGCGCCGCGCGAGGCGGACCTCGTCCTCGTCAAGATCGGGTATCTGGAGCCCGAGCTGTTCGCGATGGCCGCCGACTGGAAGATGGCCCTCACCCCGGGCGGCGTCGACCAGGACCTGCCGCGCCTCGGCCACCGGCGTATCCGCCGGCCGATGTTCCCCTTCGACCGCGAGATGCCCGACCCGGACCTCAGAGCTCGGCTGATCCCGTCCTCGGACGAGGAGTTGACCGGTCCGGACGAGTGA
- a CDS encoding GTP-binding protein, whose protein sequence is MVGSDPLATETAGTPTAPDTVKILIAGGFGVGKTTMVGSVSEIAPLRTEEPLTVAGLGVDDLAGIEQKRATTVAMDFGRITISDELVLYLFGTPGQQRFWFMWNDLAVGALGAVVLIDVRRPESSFAAVDFFEHRRIPFVVAVNGFEGRHPYPAEDIRESLALPEGVPVVLCDARRRESSRDVLIALLDLLIAAAVE, encoded by the coding sequence TTGGTCGGCTCTGACCCGCTCGCCACCGAGACAGCCGGTACTCCCACCGCACCCGACACCGTCAAGATCCTCATCGCCGGGGGCTTCGGAGTCGGCAAGACCACCATGGTCGGGTCGGTCAGCGAGATCGCCCCGCTGCGCACGGAAGAACCCCTCACCGTCGCGGGCCTGGGCGTCGACGACCTCGCCGGGATCGAGCAGAAGCGGGCCACCACCGTGGCCATGGACTTCGGCCGGATCACCATCAGTGACGAACTCGTGCTCTATCTCTTCGGCACCCCGGGCCAGCAGCGGTTCTGGTTCATGTGGAACGACCTCGCCGTCGGCGCCCTGGGCGCGGTCGTCCTCATCGACGTCCGGCGCCCGGAGTCGAGCTTCGCCGCGGTGGACTTCTTCGAACACCGGCGCATCCCCTTCGTCGTCGCCGTGAACGGCTTCGAGGGCCGGCACCCGTACCCGGCCGAGGACATCAGGGAGTCCCTCGCCCTCCCGGAGGGCGTCCCGGTGGTGTTGTGCGATGCGCGGCGACGCGAGTCGTCCCGGGACGTGCTGATCGCCCTCCTGGACCTGCTGATCGCCGCGGCCGTCGAGTAG
- a CDS encoding DUF742 domain-containing protein, with product MTDSDAAARLVRPFALTGGRTRPSRADFTLITTVTAVDPPPELAPRPQAEQTRILRRCVRPVAVAELAALLDLPVSVVVIMLCDLLEAGLITAHPPRPVSPRTPDLDLLQKVREGLGRL from the coding sequence GTGACCGACAGCGACGCGGCGGCCAGACTGGTGCGACCGTTCGCCCTGACCGGCGGAAGGACGCGGCCCAGCCGTGCCGATTTCACCCTCATCACCACGGTGACCGCGGTGGATCCGCCACCGGAACTCGCCCCGCGCCCGCAGGCCGAGCAGACCCGCATCCTGCGCCGGTGCGTCCGCCCCGTCGCCGTGGCGGAGCTGGCCGCGCTGCTCGACCTCCCGGTCAGCGTGGTCGTGATCATGCTCTGCGATCTGCTGGAGGCGGGCCTCATCACCGCGCACCCGCCACGTCCCGTCTCGCCCCGCACCCCGGACCTGGACCTGTTGCAGAAAGTGAGGGAAGGCCTTGGTCGGCTCTGA
- a CDS encoding roadblock/LC7 domain-containing protein: protein MTRPTPATHTQLDQLLTGLVERVADVTQAVVLSEDGLVVSKSTGFLRDDAERLAATASGLMSLSKGVSMDFRGGPVRQALIEMANSFLILTSAGPGAHLVVLTGPNADVGVVAYQMNMLVKKIGEHLSAAPRAGIGPTGG, encoded by the coding sequence ATGACACGCCCCACCCCCGCCACGCACACCCAGCTGGACCAGCTGCTGACCGGACTCGTGGAGCGGGTCGCCGACGTGACGCAGGCTGTCGTGCTCTCGGAGGACGGGCTGGTCGTCAGCAAGTCCACCGGGTTCCTGCGCGACGACGCCGAGCGGCTGGCGGCGACCGCGTCCGGTCTGATGAGCCTGAGCAAGGGCGTCAGCATGGACTTCCGGGGCGGCCCGGTGCGCCAGGCCCTCATCGAGATGGCCAACAGTTTCCTGATCCTCACCTCCGCGGGGCCCGGCGCCCACCTCGTCGTGCTCACCGGACCGAACGCCGACGTCGGTGTCGTGGCGTACCAGATGAACATGCTGGTGAAGAAGATCGGCGAGCACCTCAGCGCGGCACCACGGGCCGGCATCGGCCCCACCGGCGGGTGA